The following nucleotide sequence is from Alkalinema sp. FACHB-956.
TTACCTCAAAAATGGTGTCATAGAGACGATTGTATAAAATAATCCCTGAGACAACGTTAGGAATAGCACTATCCTGCGCGATCGCATCCACTGCGGAAAAGGGTAAAACGGGCTGTGGATTCTTCATCCAAAGCATTTTGATGTAGAACACCAAGCCCGCTAGCAAGTAAATCCATTTCATCACCCTATCTCCTGCGATTTTGCGGAATGGATAGAATCAATCGACTGCCCAGCAGAGACCGCAATACTTAAGTCTACATAAGTTAAATTTGTACTGGGCAAGTCTAGTTCTGCTTTGAGAATTTCGTGGAGGCGCTGTAATCGGACTGCCAGTGCATAAGCAGGTGCATAGGCAGGTGCGGCAGCAATCCCATCACTCGGTTCCATCGCCGATCTCAGTGCTAAAGGCGACCCTGCGATCGGTAGCCAAGTCGCATGAATTTCCTTATGGTTCATCGCCTGTAGCAAAGTATCCCGATCGTCGTAGGTCACCCATTCCACCTGCATGTAATAGGACTTAAAAACTCGACGTAGAGCGATCAGAAGTTGCTGGAAATCCTGGTTCTTCGCTCCATCTTGATCCACTTGCATAGCCGATTCATCCTGTTGTAGGATTCCCAACCGGAATACCAGCGATGACCGTACTGTAATGACATACAAGGTGACCGCAAGCAATGTACCGACCAATGCCTCAGTCAGTGCAACATCTGCCGCCCCTAGCATTGCATAAACCAATGCAGAAATTGCTCCCAGCGCTCCACGGAGAATCAGCGCATGGTAGGGATTAGCTTGCACAACGACCATTAAAGCCGCCAAAGGCATCAAGGCCACAATCCAGTAGATGTAGTAATCAGTCATCATTCCTCCCAAGGTGCGCGTCCAGTCGAGGGCTGCTTGAGCAGTAGGCCAGCACGTAACCCAGCATGGTGTTCCAAAAAGCGAGGGAAAGAATTGCGAGTAGCAATAATGGCCATTCGCGGGAGCGTAGTAGCAACAATCCCACAATAATGCTGATTGAACCTAGCGTATCTGAAACCGAGAGGTTATGCAGCTTAAACAGAAGCGATCGACGACTCAGTAACGATGATGTGCCCCAAAACCAAAATATTAGTCCCATGGCAATGCAAGCATAGCTCAGTAAACGCATTAAGGTTCCCCCAGTTGTTTCACAATATGTGCCAAAAGCATTAAACCTGCATTGCCAACACTGAGAACAATGACCCCGACAATTCCAATCATCCAGTCATCTCGCAGTACAGAAATCAGCAAAATCATCACTGCAGCTTTAGTCGAAATACTCGAAAAAGCCAGCATCATTTGCCAAATATCATCATTGCGCCAGGATTCATACAGGGGAATGAGCAACGCCACAATCATGGCCATTAGAAAGAGGTTCAAAATCATAATCAAGTCTCAGGTCTGGATAGATGTGCTTTTCGATCGACAAGATGCACTTCATACCAACCTTCACCGTGATATTTCAAAACCGTGGTCTTGGGCGTAAAGGTGATGAGGAAAATATCTAAAAAGACTAATCCTGGCGATCGACGGGAGGAGGCTCGCTCCATGATGATGGCTTCGTGGGTGTGGGGGCGAAGTATTAAATCAAAGGCCTCGATGTAGGCTTGGGGAATGGCCAAAAGAATTTTTCCGATCCCTCGAAACAGATCTTTCAATCGTTCCGGTGAATGGGAGGGATATGGTAAAAACACGGCAATTGCAACGCCAATGAGAATGTTCACAAGACTCAGATTAGCGGTCAATAGGAACCAAATTGTCAGCCTGAGAATAAAATGTCCAATCATGGCAGCACCATCCAAAACAACAGAGCTAAGCTAAGGCTCATCACCCCAATGAGATGGTCAAATTGTTCAAACATTCGGGGTAATTTCACGACCAACCGACGGAAAATCAGCCAGTAGGCTAACCAGCCCAGCCCGATCGTGGCTAGGGGTTTGATCACATTTTGGGGTGTGTACGCATCGTAGTAGACCAAATTGGCCGCGACAAGTCCTCCCAACAACAGCAGGATGGCCGCCCAAAAGCCGATCGACTTGCCGCCAGATAAAGCACCCGGTGATTTTTGCACTGGTAAAAAGATGAACTTGGCGAAGGAGATTGCGGTTCCCAAGGCGGCTAAGTTCATGCCGATGATCTGCCAGGGCAAAAGATTTTTCATGGTCAATACTTTGGCTCCAAATCCCGCCAAAAGCGGAAACCCGGAGATGGAAAAGCTAGCGGCAACGACTGCCCCCCAGAGGCCAAAGGAAATGGGCTGATGCAGCAATTCCTTAAGATTACGGCTG
It contains:
- a CDS encoding DUF4040 domain-containing protein, which produces MTDYYIYWIVALMPLAALMVVVQANPYHALILRGALGAISALVYAMLGAADVALTEALVGTLLAVTLYVITVRSSLVFRLGILQQDESAMQVDQDGAKNQDFQQLLIALRRVFKSYYMQVEWVTYDDRDTLLQAMNHKEIHATWLPIAGSPLALRSAMEPSDGIAAAPAYAPAYALAVRLQRLHEILKAELDLPSTNLTYVDLSIAVSAGQSIDSIHSAKSQEIG
- a CDS encoding monovalent cation/H(+) antiporter subunit G — protein: MRLLSYACIAMGLIFWFWGTSSLLSRRSLLFKLHNLSVSDTLGSISIIVGLLLLRSREWPLLLLAILSLAFWNTMLGYVLAYCSSSPRLDAHLGRNDD
- a CDS encoding Na+/H+ antiporter subunit E, coding for MIGHFILRLTIWFLLTANLSLVNILIGVAIAVFLPYPSHSPERLKDLFRGIGKILLAIPQAYIEAFDLILRPHTHEAIIMERASSRRSPGLVFLDIFLITFTPKTTVLKYHGEGWYEVHLVDRKAHLSRPET